The window ctcctttgttttatattttactgaCTATATTGTCTGTCAtttgcctttttgtgtgtgttattgtaaattaattaattttacgTGACATCATAACGTCATCTTCGTTGTGTCCTTCCACGCAGTCTCGCACAGCCAGATCACTCGTCTGTACAGCCGCTTCACCAGCCTGGATAAAGGGGAGAACGGCACCCTCAGGTGAGACAATATTGCCCAGCCCGACTTTGACATGATTTCCTTCTGGAACATTGTTCCACAGTTTGTGATTAACTGAAGAGTTTCATCTTCAGACGGAGCAAATTTAGTAATAGATGAACAAGCGGCTAATGATTACGTGTGCTACCtactgaagtgagttgagttaaagccactgttgtgtgtgtgttgtgaggcTCTGGCGTTTACACACAACATGTTTTGGTTGTCTTGTCTCTGCTCAGTCACGGCGGTCAAGGTGACTGGTGTCATCTTCctctatttatgtattattatgagGGTCACAAGCACTATGAAGTGCCTTTGGCGTCCTCATCGGAATCGATGTCAAAATGCAAATAgggcaaaataaatacaaattcccATACCTTTTCTTACAACTGTATCTATTCCATTTACTGAAATATTATAATCTAATCAATTTGATCTGTCTGTCCGCAGTCGAGAAGATTTCCAGAGGATTCCGGAGTTGGCCATCAATCCTCTGGGTGACCGCATCATCAATGCTTTCTTCCCAGAAGggtgaagcttttattttgaaatgttctaCCACGTGTTACAAAATAAGTTACACATAGAAAGGTGTTTGGTTCCAACTAGTTGCTGTACCATTGTTGACTACCGTTGATGTctttagcccctttcacacagacatCCTGCAAAATTGAAAAACATGTATTCACTTCTACATTTGAAACAGAACTCTACTAtactacagtgttccctcgctattcgtgggggatagcgaccgagccctgccgcgaaatctgcaagtaattgacgCACCCCCTAAAAAGGGTTATAATTGCCTACAAGATGGGTgcaaagcactacatgaagctcctcaactcaacATAGTTCATTGGTACCAAGATGTGataaaagcaatacttttacattaaaaaaatgttgtcttAAAGTAtttgttagaatttttttttttaatatatattattcttttaaaatcatttaatgaaATAAGGAATAGTCTAggaattttaatgttttaggaaAAAAGCTACTTAAGtttttaagtttttgttttgtttttaattcttttgaaagaaaattggcggcacggtggtgactggttagcacatctgcctcacagttctgacgacccgggttcaaatccggcctcgcctgagtggagtttgcatgttctctctgtgcctgtgtgggttttctccgggtgctccagtttcctctcacgctccaaaaacatgcatggtaggttaaatgaagactctaaattgcccataagtgtgaatgtgagtacgaatgattgtttgtttccatgtgccttgcgattggctgctcgcccgaagatagcttggataggctccagcacgcccgcgaccctagttgaggataagcggtacggaaaatggatgaaagaaaatattttaaaaaacctcTATGAATTTCAattgtacaaatacaaaatgtcaaCATATCTTTTTAAAGCTGGAAATATTTCttataaaaattatttaaaaaaatgttactcATAAAAATATTCTAGAAATGTTAATGtaagaaaaagtacaaaatccGTTATAGCAAAAGGTTCcgattttttcatttgaatttttgtggattattttttttttttttaatgaaacccaaaaaaatttattgtgcaaaacaaaatatgcaaacatttaaaagaacatgtcaaaacaaaaggtaaaactttagataaaaaatattttttaaaaaaaatctataattaTTAAACagtgctttggcctgagcacaaaaagggtaactaggtgagtttttcagcgaataacggAGGATAGATTAAAAATATAAAGGTGGGATAATAGTTATGGCGTAACTTTCACACAGCGACACAATATCCCGATATCCATGAATTAGGCgtatgtgtgtttttaacatttcttcAGGGAAGACCAGGTGAACTTCCGAGGCTTCATGCGCACGCTGGCCCACTTCCGGCCCATCGAGGACAGCGAGAAGAACAAGAATGCAAACGTCAGCGAGCCGCTCAACAGCAGGACCAACAAGCTGCTGTGTGAGTGCGCGCTTTGGTATTGATGCAAACAACAACCGGCACGCATCGCTCATTTTTCCTTTTCTACTCAGTTGCTTTCCGTCTTTACGACCTGGACAGAGACGACAAGATCTCGCGGGATGAGCTGCTTCAGGTGAGTGCTGTACATAATACgatttgaaaatttaaaaaaaaaaaaaattgacattgcgtttaaaaaaattttttttttaatctgcgaTATATATATTGTGACGTGAAATAATACAGGCTCAATGTTGGGAACGTTAATTTTCTACTCGAACTAGTTCAATGTTCACTTCATCATTCCAAAAGTGAACTATTTCAGTTCGTAGTTCatgattcaacattttgaactaagttcaccggcCCCAAAACAAACTAgttaatagttttgtttttccgcaatatgttgctgatgggctattaccctcaaaatactggtaTTTCATTTCGCCATTATTGCCACcgattcagtccacactagtagccagctccagctttcaccctaaaatctcaaaaacatgagaaaaacgtgttgcttgaatgttctttttttaaaatgaggaattaaaacaaaaaacaggacttttgtccttaaggtgcaaacaaaaacacgcaacacaccATGACAGGAATGACGATGAAAGGACATCGATAACTTTGGATTCCTCGCAGCtgtggctgactatattaacaaaataattgatctattcatatattacaaaacaaattccatATTAGCACGGTGAGCCCAcatagtgttttaactaaagcattctcatacaaataataattttcctagtaatccacTTGTacaattatgtattgtattacaaaagaacacactcACTCCCATTTACGTAGTGACCCTGAACGCAACTCGCACACTCACACGACTGCggcatgcattttattctgtaGCGCAAAATCGAAATTCAGCAGGTTTACATTCTTTCCCGTGTCCTCATTCATTCCGTCAGTTGATAATTAGCGAGACAGTAACTTGTTGACAAGctccattttttattatttttatttttttctcttttctttcttcctcgCAAGATGCTGACACGGCGTGACTTGCCGGAAGCTGATACTTTCATGACTCgtgtgtttttgtacaaaacacattacaacgtGTGTgtcgcgtgcgtgcgtgcgtgtttgatAGGTGTTAAGGATGATGGTGGGCGTGAACATCTCTGACGagcagctgggaagcattgcAGACAGAACCATCCAGGAGGCCGACACTAACGGAGACAGCTCCATTTCCTTCAACGAATTCATCAAGGCAAGTTCTCCATGCCTTACACAAACCTACACATACAACTGTTAGgttttatatttgcatttaaaacattttaatgtatctgttttaatttaattaatggattttatttaatgacattttaaattaatagatgtttttattttcgtgtatttaaatagaattTTACTTAAcagattttaaatttgtttaatggcatttttattcAATATCCACTGCCATGGAAACGTATTAGCCCCTTTCtcaaagtcttgtttttttgcatagtttccccactttaatatttaaaatcatcaaagaactgtaaatagacaaatgtaacccaagtgaacttaaaatgcactttttaaaaggagatttcatttattaaggtaaaaaaaaaaaaaaaaactattcaaagttacctggccctgtgtggaaaaagtaattatccccttgttaaatcataaattaaATGGACCTAAGCAcaattttgggttaattttctctgatcacacccaagtctgattacctccagactaagaaatgatttaaatagaatctgtcccaacaaaatcaagtcaaaagatgtaaaaaagctgcaacaaaatgacatgatccaaagaaattccagaacagttgagaaataaagtaat of the Phycodurus eques isolate BA_2022a chromosome 14, UOR_Pequ_1.1, whole genome shotgun sequence genome contains:
- the chp1 gene encoding calcineurin B homologous protein 1 codes for the protein MGSRASTLLREEEIEEIKKETGFSHSQITRLYSRFTSLDKGENGTLSREDFQRIPELAINPLGDRIINAFFPEGEDQVNFRGFMRTLAHFRPIEDSEKNKNANVSEPLNSRTNKLLFAFRLYDLDRDDKISRDELLQVLRMMVGVNISDEQLGSIADRTIQEADTNGDSSISFNEFIKVLEKVDVEQKMSIRFLH